From Stenotrophomonas sp. SAU14A_NAIMI4_8:
CAGGCCGGTGGTCTCTTCCAGCCGCACATCGGCCGCACCCGGTACCGCTGCGACCACGCGCTGCAGGCGCTGGCCGACGTTGCGCAGGGTGTCCAGGTCATCGCCGTACAGCATCACCGCCACATCGGCACGCACGCCGGAAATCAGCTCGTTCATGCGCATCTGGATCGGCTGGGTGAACTCGTAGTTGTTGCCGGGCAGCGATTCCACCGTGCGCTCCAGCTCGGCCAGCAGCGTTGCGCGCGGCTTGCGCGGGTCGGGCCATTGGCTGCGGGGCTTCATCATGATGAAGGTGTCGGCCACCGAGGGCGGCATCGGGTCGGACGCCACTTCCGGCGTGCCGATCTTGGAAAACACCTTGGCCACTTCCGGCACCTGCAGCAGGCGGCGTTCAATCTGCACCTGCATCTGCACTGACTGCGCCAGGCTGGTGCCGGGAATGCGCATGGCATGCATGGCCACATCGCCTTCGTCCAGGCTGGGCACGAATTCGCTGCCCAGCCGCGTGGCCAGGGCGCCGCAGCCCAGCACCAGCACCAGGGCGCCCACGGCGACCCAGCGGCCGCGGCGCAGGGTGAACGCCAACAGCGGCTGGTAGCGCCGCCGCAGCCAGGCCATCAGCCGGTTCTCCTTTTCCTGCACGCGGCCGCCGAGGAACAGCGCGATGGCAGCCGGCACGAAGGTCAGGCACAACAGCATGGCGCCGGTCAGTGCCAGCACCACCGTGATCGCCATCGGGTGGAACATTTTCCCTTCCACGCCGGTAAGCGCGAAGATCGGCAGGTACACCGCGGTGATGATGCCCAGGCCGAACAGGCTGGGGCGGATCACTTCGGCGGTGGCGCTGGCGGTTTCGGCAAAGCGTTCGGCCACGGTCATGTCGCGGCCCAGCGCATGCTGGCGTTCGCCGAAGCGGCGCAGGCAGTTCTCGATGATGATGACCGCGCCATCGACGATCAGGCCGAAGTCGAGTGCGCCCAGGCTCATCAGGTTGGCCGACACGCCGCCACGGGCCATGCCGGTGAGGGTGAACAGCATGGCCAGCGGAATGACCGCCGCGGTGATCAACGCGGCACGCACGTTGCCCAGCAGCAGGAACAGCACCACGATCACCAGCAGCGCACCTTCCAGCAGATTGCGCGCCACGGTCTGGATGGTGCGGTCGACCAGCGCGGTGCGGTCGTAGCTGGCGGTAACGGTAACTCCCGCAGGCAGGCTGGCCTGCGCCTGCTGCAGGCGAGCGGCCGCGGCCTGCGCGACCTCGCGACTGTTGGCACCGACCAGCATCACCACGGTGCCCATCACCACTTCATGGCCATTCTGGGTGGCCGCGCCGCTGCGCAGTTCCGGGCCGTCGGCCACGCTGGCCACGTCGTGCACGTGGATCGGCACGCCTTCGCGGCGGTCCAGCACGATGTTGCCGATCTCCTGCAGATCGGCCACCTGGCCGGGAATGCGCACCAGGAACTGCTGGCCATTGCGTTCGATGTAGCCGGCACCGACGTTCTGGTTGTTGGCCTGCACGGCTTCGGCCACGTCGTCCAGGCTGAAGCCCAGCGCGCGCAGTCGCGCCGGATCCGGGGTGATGTGCACCTGGCGCTGGAAACCACCGATGGTGTTGACCTCGGTCACGCCCGGCACGTTGCGCAGCTGTGGCCGGATCACCCAGTCCTGCAGGGTGCGCAGATCGGTGGCGGTGTAGGCCGTGCCGTCGGGCTTGCGCGCCTTGGGATCGGCGTCGATGGTGTACATGAAGATCTCGCCCAGGCCGGTGGCAATCGGCCCCAGCTGCGGGTCCAGCCCGGCCGGAATCTGCGAGCGCACCTGCTGCAGGCGTTCGGCCACCTGCTGGCGGGCGAAATAAAGGTCGGTGCCGTCCTTGAACACCACGGTGACCTGCGAAAGGCCGTAGCGCGACAGCGAACGCACGTGGTCCAGCTTCGGCAGGCCGGCCATCGCCGTTTCCACCGCGTAGGTGATGCGCTGTTCGCTTTCCAGTGGCGAATAGCCGGGCGCGGCGGTGTTCACCTGCACCTGCACGTTGGTGATGTCCGGGGTGGCGTCGATCGGCAGCCGGGTGAAACTCCAGATACCGACCGCCACCAGCACCAGGGTCAGGCCCAGCATCAGCCAGCGGCGCTGGATGGCTGCGGCGATGATGCGTTCCAGCAGCCCGTGGCGGGCGTTGGGGTCAGTGCTCATGGCTGGCACCCGCCTTGC
This genomic window contains:
- a CDS encoding CusA/CzcA family heavy metal efflux RND transporter, coding for MLERIIAAAIQRRWLMLGLTLVLVAVGIWSFTRLPIDATPDITNVQVQVNTAAPGYSPLESEQRITYAVETAMAGLPKLDHVRSLSRYGLSQVTVVFKDGTDLYFARQQVAERLQQVRSQIPAGLDPQLGPIATGLGEIFMYTIDADPKARKPDGTAYTATDLRTLQDWVIRPQLRNVPGVTEVNTIGGFQRQVHITPDPARLRALGFSLDDVAEAVQANNQNVGAGYIERNGQQFLVRIPGQVADLQEIGNIVLDRREGVPIHVHDVASVADGPELRSGAATQNGHEVVMGTVVMLVGANSREVAQAAAARLQQAQASLPAGVTVTASYDRTALVDRTIQTVARNLLEGALLVIVVLFLLLGNVRAALITAAVIPLAMLFTLTGMARGGVSANLMSLGALDFGLIVDGAVIIIENCLRRFGERQHALGRDMTVAERFAETASATAEVIRPSLFGLGIITAVYLPIFALTGVEGKMFHPMAITVVLALTGAMLLCLTFVPAAIALFLGGRVQEKENRLMAWLRRRYQPLLAFTLRRGRWVAVGALVLVLGCGALATRLGSEFVPSLDEGDVAMHAMRIPGTSLAQSVQMQVQIERRLLQVPEVAKVFSKIGTPEVASDPMPPSVADTFIMMKPRSQWPDPRKPRATLLAELERTVESLPGNNYEFTQPIQMRMNELISGVRADVAVMLYGDDLDTLRNVGQRLQRVVAAVPGAADVRLEETTGLPLLTVLPDRQRLAGYGLNPGQVQSTVATAVGGQVAGQLFEGDRRFDIVVRLPEALRQDPAALADLPISLEPALASDNGDELSRGVAAGSGAPRTVPLRELARIETSEGPNQINRDNGKRRIVVTANVRDRDLGSFVADLQQAVQGRVELPAGYWIDYGGSFQQLISASQRLAVVVPVTLLLIFVLLFWAFGSVRDAAIVFSGVPLALTGGVLALALRGLPLSISAGVGFIALSGVAVLNGLVMISFVRHLREQGLPLLDAVREGALGRLRPVLMTALVASLGFVPMAFNVGAGSEVQRPLATVVIGGIVSSTLLTLLVLPVLYRWLHRREP